CCTTCATCAATATTTACACCGGCATCTTTATAATTCATAATGCCCTCCTTAAAAATTTACTTTTTCTCAAATAGATATTTATTACCTTCCTTTGGTACTTCCATAGGATATACTCCATCAAAGCACGCAGCACATATATTTTTTTTACCAACACTTTTCCTTAAGCCTTCTACACTTAAAAAATTTAGGCTATCTGCACCTATATAATCACATATTTCCTGTACCGTCATTGTCGCACCAACTAGTTCCTTTTTTGTAGGCGTATCAATACCAAAATAACATGAATATTTGACAGGTGGTGAACTTATCCTTACATGTACTTCTTTTGCTCCACCTTTTTTAAGTTGTGCCACAAGCCGTTTCATAGTAGTACCTCTCACAATTGAATCGTCAATAAGAACAATCCTTTTATCTTTGACAAGTTCTTTTAATACATTAAGTTTTATTCTAACGCCTATTTCTCTGTCTTTCTGTTCAGGACATATAAATGTTCTTCCTATATACTTGTTTTTAATTAATCCTTCCCCAATTGGAATGCATGATTGGTATGAATATCCTCTCGATGCAGGTACACCTGAATCAGGAACAGGCACTACAAGGTCTGCATCAACGTGGCTTTCTAAAGCAAGCCTTTTACCCATTTCATATCTTGCTTTATATACACTCATGCCTTCTAAAACACTATCTGGTCTTGCAAAATAAATGTACTCAAACACACAGGGCATCTTTGCCGCTTTTGTTTCTATTTTAAAAGATCTTAAACCTTCTTTATCGATAATTACAATCTCACCTGGCTCTACATCTCTTATGAGTTCCGCCCCTATTACATCAAGTGCACAGGATTCAGATGATATATAATAAATATCATCTTTTTTGCCTATACAAAGCGGCCTTATTCCATTTATATCTCTTATACCGATGAGTTTATCTTCCATTAAAATAGCAAGTGCATATGAGCCTTTTATCATATTCATAGTTTTTTTAAGTGATTCAACTAATCCGAGTTTATAATATTTTGCAATTAGATGAAGTATTATTTCACTATCTGATGTAGTTTGCAATATTCTGCCCTCATTTTCAAGCTCTTGCCTTAATTCAACAGCATTTATAAGATTTCCGTTATGCGCCAGTGCCATGTATCCATCTCTGAAATTTGCGACAAATGGCTGTGCATTACATGCTTCATTATTACCTGTTGTAGAATATCTCACATGTCCAATGCCGACATTCCCTATAAGGTTATTTAAATTTTCTTTTGAAAATACATCTGTCACGAGTCCCTTATCTTTTATGCAATTTACATATGTCCCTTGAAGAACGGCAATTCCTGCGCTCTCTTGACCACGATGTTGTAGTGCTTGAAGTCCGTAATAAATATGGTCATGTATTGGCGTATTGAGGCTAAATGCTCCAAATACGCCACATTCTTCTTTCAATTTTACACTATTGTACATAATTTTACCTCACATCAGTTGTTTTCAAGTCTATTTAAGATTTCTACATAAGCTCCTTCCACATTGCCGAGGTCTCTTCTGAATCTATCTTTGTCGAGTTTTTCCATTGTCCTGCTATCCCAGAATCTGCATGTATCTGGTGATATCTCATCAGCAAGTATTACTCCGTCTTTTGATTCACCAAATTCAAGTTTAAAATCGGCGAGGATGATATTTTTAGATAGGAAATAATTTGAAAGGACGTCATTGATTTTAAATGAGTATTCTTTTATTGTTTCTACTTCTTCTTTTGT
This portion of the Thermoanaerobacterium sp. RBIITD genome encodes:
- the purF gene encoding amidophosphoribosyltransferase, whose translation is MYNSVKLKEECGVFGAFSLNTPIHDHIYYGLQALQHRGQESAGIAVLQGTYVNCIKDKGLVTDVFSKENLNNLIGNVGIGHVRYSTTGNNEACNAQPFVANFRDGYMALAHNGNLINAVELRQELENEGRILQTTSDSEIILHLIAKYYKLGLVESLKKTMNMIKGSYALAILMEDKLIGIRDINGIRPLCIGKKDDIYYISSESCALDVIGAELIRDVEPGEIVIIDKEGLRSFKIETKAAKMPCVFEYIYFARPDSVLEGMSVYKARYEMGKRLALESHVDADLVVPVPDSGVPASRGYSYQSCIPIGEGLIKNKYIGRTFICPEQKDREIGVRIKLNVLKELVKDKRIVLIDDSIVRGTTMKRLVAQLKKGGAKEVHVRISSPPVKYSCYFGIDTPTKKELVGATMTVQEICDYIGADSLNFLSVEGLRKSVGKKNICAACFDGVYPMEVPKEGNKYLFEKK